The Pedobacter roseus genome contains a region encoding:
- a CDS encoding Arc family DNA binding domain-containing protein, with product MAEKDKKAFVLRISPALLKEVETWAADEFRSTNGQIEFLLTQALKSRKKGKTKEE from the coding sequence ATGGCGGAGAAAGATAAAAAAGCTTTTGTATTAAGAATTAGTCCTGCTTTATTAAAAGAAGTAGAAACCTGGGCTGCAGATGAGTTTCGGAGCACCAACGGGCAGATCGAATTTTTGCTTACCCAGGCGTTGAAATCGAGGAAGAAGGGTAAAACGAAGGAAGAATAA
- a CDS encoding SPFH domain-containing protein, with protein MYQEKIISPPSGYLTFAISIALLVASIFCFISEIFLWGGILLAVDIFLIFPGFLIINPNQSMVLTLFGKYLGTVKADGFFWVNPLTAKRRLSLKANNLNGQQLKVNDKLGNPIEIAAVVVWKVNETAKAVFSVENYMQYVNIQSEAAVRHLANIFPYDHAEGEETSITLKDGAEKVSELLENELNERLSRAGIEVLEARISHLAYAPEIASAMLQRQQATAVIAARKLIVEGAVGMVEMALEKLSQKGIVELDEERKAAMVSNLLVVLCGDRHVQPVVNTGTLYN; from the coding sequence ATGTATCAGGAAAAAATCATCAGCCCACCATCTGGGTATTTAACATTCGCAATAAGCATCGCTTTATTAGTGGCTTCAATTTTCTGTTTTATTTCAGAGATCTTTTTATGGGGAGGAATTTTATTGGCTGTGGATATATTTTTAATCTTCCCGGGCTTTTTAATCATCAATCCCAATCAATCAATGGTATTAACCTTATTTGGAAAATACCTGGGCACGGTAAAAGCCGATGGATTTTTCTGGGTGAATCCCTTAACCGCTAAAAGAAGGTTATCGCTAAAAGCAAACAACTTAAACGGTCAGCAGTTAAAAGTGAACGATAAACTGGGTAACCCGATCGAAATTGCTGCCGTTGTGGTATGGAAAGTAAACGAAACGGCCAAAGCTGTTTTTTCGGTCGAAAATTACATGCAGTATGTAAATATTCAAAGTGAAGCCGCGGTAAGGCACCTGGCCAATATTTTCCCTTACGATCATGCTGAAGGTGAAGAAACCAGCATTACTTTAAAGGACGGGGCCGAAAAAGTGAGCGAGTTATTGGAAAACGAACTGAACGAACGTTTATCAAGAGCAGGGATTGAAGTTTTAGAAGCCAGGATTTCGCATTTGGCTTATGCGCCCGAAATTGCCAGCGCCATGCTACAGCGCCAGCAGGCCACAGCCGTAATTGCAGCCCGTAAATTAATTGTAGAAGGTGCCGTAGGCATGGTGGAAATGGCTTTAGAGAAATTATCGCAAAAGGGAATTGTTGAGCTGGATGAAGAACGCAAAGCCGCCATGGTCAGTAATTTATTGGTGGTACTTTGTGGCGACCGCCATGTACAACCAGTGGTAAATACGGGTACCTTATATAATTAA
- a CDS encoding HD family phosphohydrolase, translating into MIFTVFIITLFLPKQPRFRYEFEKNAVWKNKDLISPFSFAILKTNPQVSADKKNALKDILPVYQYDKGITATALDEFANEFDIKWKSKQLDEKEKEVYKAAAYRLLQGIYQKGIIGLNVKHQAGGKNYDFSLLENNVSQVKNTLDVFTAETALNFFKGNFKAPNPVMGDLIANLAIDHITPNIVFDERLTQTIQDNTINNISTTKGMVQKGELIVAKNDVIDEEIYQKLESYKATYDAQTKTIGSRALVYLGQVVLVGFILTILMSFLFLFRKDIFADNRQLSLILIVTTGMLLALTWAIKMEIPSLYYIPFCVVPIIIRILFDTRLALYLHMLVILIAGFFVANSFEFVFYQVTAGMVAIFSIKNFVKRERFLVSALFILLAYFVSFVGIALLREGSFREIEWINFIPFVFSVLLSLLAYPLIYLFERIFGITSDVALIELTNTNNKLLRELAFKAPGTFQHSLQVANLAEAAIFKIGGNSVLVRAGALYHDIGKVDNPQYFIENQNTAVSPHDKLPYEQSAQIIIQHVHKGIEILRKNQIPEAIIDFIRTHHGNTRVDYFYQSFLKNSPEKFVDENIFRYPGPIPFSKETGVLMLADSVEAASRSLKNPDAQNINDLVERIINYKLEQNQLDDCDLTLKDIETIKLIFKTMLMSIYHVRIDYQQLS; encoded by the coding sequence ATGATATTTACCGTTTTCATTATTACGCTATTCCTTCCGAAACAACCGAGATTTAGGTACGAATTTGAAAAAAATGCCGTTTGGAAAAACAAGGATCTGATTTCTCCCTTCAGTTTTGCCATTTTAAAAACGAACCCTCAGGTAAGTGCCGATAAAAAAAATGCGCTAAAAGATATTTTACCGGTTTACCAGTACGACAAGGGGATTACGGCCACCGCTTTAGATGAATTTGCCAACGAATTCGACATCAAGTGGAAATCGAAGCAATTGGATGAAAAAGAAAAAGAAGTGTATAAGGCGGCTGCCTACCGTTTACTTCAGGGTATTTATCAAAAAGGAATTATCGGCTTAAATGTGAAACATCAGGCAGGCGGTAAAAATTACGATTTCTCTTTACTGGAAAATAACGTATCGCAGGTAAAAAATACACTGGATGTATTTACGGCAGAAACGGCGTTGAACTTTTTTAAAGGTAATTTTAAGGCACCCAACCCGGTAATGGGCGATTTGATAGCCAATTTGGCTATTGATCATATTACACCAAATATTGTATTCGACGAGCGTTTAACGCAGACCATACAGGATAATACCATCAATAATATTTCTACCACTAAAGGGATGGTGCAAAAGGGGGAGTTAATTGTAGCTAAAAACGATGTGATTGATGAAGAAATTTACCAGAAACTGGAATCGTACAAGGCTACTTATGATGCGCAGACGAAAACCATAGGCAGCAGGGCGCTGGTTTACCTTGGTCAGGTGGTGCTGGTGGGTTTTATTCTTACCATATTAATGTCGTTCCTTTTTCTTTTCCGGAAGGATATTTTCGCCGATAACCGTCAGCTTTCTTTAATACTGATTGTAACCACAGGGATGTTGCTGGCCCTAACCTGGGCCATTAAAATGGAGATCCCGAGTTTGTATTACATACCGTTTTGTGTGGTGCCGATCATCATCAGGATTTTATTCGATACCCGTTTGGCGCTTTACCTGCACATGCTGGTAATTTTGATTGCCGGTTTTTTTGTGGCCAACAGTTTCGAGTTTGTGTTTTACCAGGTTACCGCGGGTATGGTGGCGATATTCAGCATTAAAAACTTTGTTAAGCGCGAAAGATTTCTGGTTTCGGCCTTATTTATATTATTGGCCTACTTTGTTTCTTTTGTGGGGATCGCTTTATTGCGTGAAGGATCTTTCCGAGAAATAGAATGGATTAATTTTATTCCTTTTGTTTTTAGCGTTTTATTGTCGCTTCTGGCTTACCCTTTAATTTACCTGTTCGAACGTATTTTTGGCATTACTTCAGATGTGGCACTGATTGAGCTCACCAATACCAATAATAAACTGTTAAGGGAGCTTGCTTTTAAAGCGCCCGGAACGTTTCAGCACTCGCTACAGGTAGCAAACCTTGCCGAGGCTGCCATTTTTAAAATAGGCGGTAATTCGGTACTGGTAAGGGCAGGGGCATTATATCATGATATCGGGAAGGTTGATAATCCGCAGTATTTTATAGAGAACCAGAATACTGCTGTAAGTCCGCATGATAAATTGCCTTATGAGCAAAGTGCGCAGATTATTATTCAGCATGTGCATAAAGGAATTGAGATTTTAAGAAAAAACCAGATTCCGGAAGCGATTATCGATTTTATCAGAACACACCATGGAAATACAAGGGTTGATTATTTTTATCAGTCGTTTTTGAAAAATTCTCCTGAAAAATTCGTCGATGAAAACATTTTCCGCTACCCGGGACCGATCCCTTTTAGCAAAGAAACTGGTGTGTTAATGTTGGCAGATTCGGTCGAAGCTGCCTCAAGAAGTCTGAAAAATCCCGATGCGCAGAACATAAATGACCTGGTTGAACGCATAATTAACTACAAATTGGAACAAAATCAGCTTGATGATTGCGATTTAACGCTAAAAGATATTGAAACTATCAAATTGATATTCAAGACGATGCTGATGAGTATCTATCATGTTCGCATAGATTATCAACAATTATCATAA
- a CDS encoding site-specific integrase — protein sequence MKSSHSFSVTFFVRRDREAFGKAPLSVRITVDGRAVFFATKKTVEVSKWDQKSQRLRGTDQVSNAIRDRMRQLTNEIGAAYDELRYQKQEVTAAKIRAKIEGEEDGRTLTELIRYHFSEPGKLLATGTLKNYYSTERFILEFLKKKKLKDIMLIKIDFKFLTDFSIYLRTKTPDKGQRVCSNNTVMKHMERFQKMMGLALKFGWIVRDPFIYFKRNIVSKDREVLDDNELDILKNLPLANPIQEVIRDMFIFSCYTGLAYSEINILSVNHLTNDSDGGVWLEMKRQKTFHTTERKFHVLVLPIPLNLIQKYKCHPESINKATIFPCPTNQYTNRKLKLIGAKAGITKILSFHVARHTFATTVTLEKGISIESVSHMLGHSSIRTTQIYSKVKQKKVASEMKHLMMSQHVLLK from the coding sequence ATGAAATCTAGCCACAGTTTTAGCGTCACTTTCTTCGTTAGAAGGGACAGGGAAGCCTTTGGGAAGGCTCCGTTATCAGTTAGAATTACCGTTGATGGAAGGGCTGTTTTTTTTGCAACAAAAAAAACTGTTGAAGTATCAAAATGGGATCAAAAATCCCAACGTTTAAGAGGTACTGATCAAGTGAGCAATGCTATTCGGGATAGAATGAGGCAACTCACAAACGAAATCGGCGCGGCGTACGATGAGTTGCGGTATCAGAAGCAGGAAGTAACCGCCGCAAAGATCAGGGCAAAGATTGAAGGAGAGGAGGATGGTAGAACCTTAACAGAGCTCATAAGGTATCATTTTTCGGAACCAGGAAAACTTCTAGCAACAGGAACTTTGAAAAATTACTATTCGACTGAGCGTTTTATTTTAGAATTTCTAAAAAAGAAAAAATTAAAAGATATTATGCTAATTAAAATAGATTTTAAGTTTTTAACAGATTTTAGCATTTATCTCCGTACCAAAACACCTGATAAAGGACAAAGGGTCTGTTCCAATAATACCGTAATGAAGCATATGGAAAGATTCCAAAAGATGATGGGACTAGCCTTGAAATTTGGTTGGATTGTGAGAGACCCATTTATTTATTTTAAAAGAAATATAGTTTCCAAAGACCGGGAGGTGCTTGATGATAATGAATTGGATATTCTCAAAAATCTGCCGCTTGCCAACCCTATTCAAGAAGTAATCAGGGATATGTTTATATTTAGTTGTTATACGGGCCTAGCCTACAGCGAAATCAATATATTATCTGTCAATCACCTTACTAATGATAGTGATGGTGGTGTTTGGCTAGAAATGAAAAGACAAAAGACATTTCATACTACTGAAAGAAAATTTCATGTACTTGTTCTTCCAATCCCCTTAAATTTAATTCAAAAGTATAAATGTCATCCTGAATCTATTAATAAGGCGACAATTTTTCCATGCCCTACGAATCAGTATACAAACCGAAAATTAAAACTGATAGGAGCTAAAGCCGGAATAACAAAGATATTGTCATTTCATGTGGCACGGCATACTTTTGCGACAACCGTAACCCTGGAAAAAGGCATATCAATAGAGAGTGTTTCTCACATGCTTGGACACTCAAGCATTCGGACCACCCAGATTTATTCAAAGGTTAAACAAAAGAAGGTTGCGAGCGAGATGAAGCATTTGATGATGTCGCAACATGTCCTATTAAAATAA